The Amycolatopsis sp. DG1A-15b genome window below encodes:
- a CDS encoding molybdopterin oxidoreductase family protein: protein MPQVDTHCPYCALQCGMSLDGARVTPRDFPVNAGGLCQKGWTSGSLLTSSKRLTTPMLRVNGALEPVSWDFALDHVARKLRETQETHGPDGVAIFGGGGLTNEKAYLLGKFARVALGTSQIDYNGRWCMSSAAAAGIKAFGADRGMPFPVTDLKNADVVLLAGANPAETMPPFTQHLRGTDLIVVDPRRTPTAELASLHLAPAPGTDLALALGILHAVVEGGHLDQSYVDDRTSGFAEMWRIAASWWPERAERVTGVSAADMRLAAEKLAAARNAYILTARGTEQHATGTATVGAWINLALSLGLPGRQGSGYGCLTGQGNGQGGREHGQKADQLPGYRKLDDPAAREYVAGVWGVDADSLPGPGRSATELLEALGQENGPKALMVFGSNVVVSAPRSQRVQDRLASLDFLVVADFVLSETAAMADVVLPVTQWAEEDGTLTNLEGRILLRRKALTPPSGVRSDLDVLNGLAERLGQPEGRFPADAETVFEELRIASKGGVADYSGVSYDRLRAGEALHWPVPADDHPGTPRMFLDSFAHPDGRARFVPVEHTGPAELPDDEFPLQATTGRVLQHYQSGAQTRLIGELNDVVPEVFVEVHPDTAKRAGLEEGDAARIRSRRGETVAKVRFVQSLKPDLVFLPFHFPGEQRANLFTNPALDPVSRMPEFKVCAVSLSTVDGAA, encoded by the coding sequence ATGCCGCAGGTCGACACCCACTGCCCGTACTGCGCCCTGCAGTGCGGGATGAGCCTCGACGGCGCCCGCGTGACGCCGCGGGACTTCCCGGTCAACGCCGGGGGCCTGTGCCAGAAGGGCTGGACCTCCGGCTCCCTGCTCACCAGCTCGAAGCGGCTGACCACGCCGATGCTGCGCGTGAACGGCGCGCTCGAGCCGGTCAGCTGGGACTTCGCCCTCGACCACGTCGCCCGGAAGCTGCGGGAGACGCAGGAAACCCACGGCCCCGACGGTGTCGCGATCTTCGGCGGCGGCGGGCTGACCAACGAAAAGGCCTACCTGCTCGGGAAGTTCGCCCGCGTCGCGCTCGGCACCTCGCAGATCGACTACAACGGCCGGTGGTGCATGTCCTCGGCGGCCGCCGCGGGGATCAAGGCGTTCGGGGCCGACCGCGGGATGCCGTTCCCCGTCACGGACCTGAAGAACGCCGACGTCGTGCTGCTCGCCGGGGCGAACCCGGCCGAGACCATGCCGCCGTTCACCCAGCACCTGCGCGGTACCGACCTCATCGTCGTCGACCCGCGGCGCACCCCGACCGCCGAGCTGGCGAGCCTGCACCTCGCTCCCGCGCCCGGCACGGACCTCGCGCTGGCCCTGGGCATCCTGCACGCCGTCGTCGAAGGCGGCCACCTCGACCAGTCCTATGTGGACGACCGGACCAGCGGCTTCGCCGAGATGTGGCGGATCGCTGCGAGCTGGTGGCCGGAGCGCGCCGAGCGCGTCACCGGCGTCTCGGCCGCCGACATGCGCCTCGCCGCCGAAAAGCTGGCTGCCGCCCGCAACGCCTACATCCTCACCGCGCGCGGCACCGAGCAGCACGCCACCGGCACCGCGACCGTCGGCGCCTGGATCAACCTCGCGCTGAGCCTCGGCCTGCCCGGCCGCCAGGGCTCCGGCTACGGCTGCCTCACCGGCCAGGGCAACGGCCAGGGCGGGCGCGAGCACGGCCAGAAGGCCGACCAGCTGCCCGGCTACCGCAAGCTCGACGACCCGGCCGCGCGCGAGTACGTCGCCGGCGTCTGGGGTGTCGACGCGGACAGCCTCCCCGGTCCCGGCCGCTCGGCCACCGAACTGCTCGAAGCGCTCGGCCAGGAGAACGGCCCGAAGGCGCTGATGGTGTTCGGCAGCAACGTGGTCGTCTCGGCGCCGCGCTCGCAGCGCGTCCAGGACCGGCTGGCTTCGCTGGACTTCCTGGTCGTCGCCGACTTCGTGCTGTCGGAGACCGCGGCCATGGCCGACGTCGTCCTGCCGGTCACCCAGTGGGCCGAAGAGGACGGCACGCTCACCAACCTCGAAGGCCGGATCCTGCTGCGCCGCAAGGCCTTGACGCCGCCGTCGGGCGTCCGGTCCGACCTCGACGTCCTGAACGGGCTCGCCGAGCGGCTCGGCCAGCCCGAGGGCCGGTTCCCGGCCGACGCCGAGACGGTGTTCGAGGAGCTGCGGATCGCGTCGAAGGGCGGCGTCGCCGACTACTCCGGCGTCAGCTACGACCGGCTGCGCGCGGGCGAGGCCCTGCACTGGCCGGTTCCGGCGGACGACCACCCCGGCACCCCGCGGATGTTCCTGGACTCCTTCGCCCACCCGGACGGCCGCGCGCGGTTCGTGCCGGTCGAGCACACCGGCCCGGCCGAGCTGCCCGACGACGAGTTCCCGTTGCAGGCCACCACCGGCCGCGTGCTGCAGCACTACCAGTCAGGCGCGCAGACGCGGCTGATCGGCGAGCTCAACGACGTCGTGCCCGAGGTGTTCGTCGAGGTCCACCCGGACACGGCCAAGCGGGCCGGCCTCGAAGAAGGCGACGCGGCCCGGATCCGGTCGCGTCGCGGCGAGACCGTCGCGAAGGTGCGGTTCGTCCAGAGTCTCAAGCCCGACCTGGTCTTCCTCCCGTTCCACTTCCCGGGTGAGCAGCGCGCCAACCTGTTCACCAACCCGGCGCTCGACCCGGTCTCCCGGATGCCGGAGTTCAAGGTGTGTGCCGTTTCCCTGTCTACTGTGGATGGTGCCGCGTGA
- the moeZ gene encoding adenylyltransferase/sulfurtransferase MoeZ, which produces MSALPPLVEPAAELTKEEVARYSRHLIIPDVGVNGQKRLKNAKVLVIGAGGLGSPALLYLAAAGVGTLGIVDFDVVDESNLQRQVIHGQSDVGKLKAASAQESIAEINPLVKVHLHTDRLDSSNALEIFEQYDLIVDGTDNFATRYLVNDAAVLLGKPYVWGSIFRFEGQVSVFWEDAPNGKGLNYRDLYPEPPPPGMVPSCAEGGVLGVLCASIGSIMVTEAIKLITGIGETLLGRLISYDALEMKYREVKIRKDPDTPKITELIDYEAFCGVVSDEAASAASGSTITPAELKAKFDSGENFALIDVREPHEYEIVNIKGATLIPKDRILSGEALAELPQDKPIVLHCKSGGRSAEALAALHAAGFKDATHLGGGVLAWAKQIDPSLPTY; this is translated from the coding sequence ATGTCAGCACTGCCGCCGCTCGTCGAGCCGGCTGCCGAGCTCACCAAGGAAGAGGTGGCCCGGTACAGCCGTCACCTGATCATCCCGGACGTCGGGGTGAACGGGCAGAAGCGGCTGAAGAACGCCAAGGTCCTGGTGATCGGGGCCGGCGGCCTCGGCAGCCCCGCGCTGCTGTACCTGGCCGCCGCCGGGGTCGGCACGCTCGGCATCGTCGACTTCGACGTCGTGGACGAGTCGAACCTGCAGCGCCAGGTCATCCACGGCCAGTCCGACGTCGGCAAGCTCAAGGCCGCGTCCGCGCAGGAGTCGATCGCGGAGATCAACCCGCTGGTCAAGGTGCACCTGCACACCGACCGGCTGGACTCGTCGAACGCGCTCGAGATCTTCGAGCAGTACGACCTGATCGTCGACGGCACCGACAACTTCGCGACGCGCTACCTGGTCAACGACGCCGCGGTGCTGCTGGGCAAGCCCTACGTCTGGGGCTCGATCTTCCGGTTCGAGGGCCAGGTCAGCGTGTTCTGGGAGGACGCGCCGAACGGCAAGGGCCTCAACTACCGCGACCTCTACCCGGAGCCGCCGCCCCCGGGCATGGTCCCCTCCTGCGCCGAGGGTGGCGTGCTGGGCGTGCTCTGCGCGTCCATCGGCTCGATCATGGTGACCGAGGCGATCAAGCTCATCACCGGCATCGGCGAGACGCTGCTCGGCCGCCTGATCAGCTACGACGCGCTGGAGATGAAGTACCGCGAGGTCAAGATCCGCAAGGACCCGGACACGCCGAAGATCACCGAGCTGATCGACTACGAGGCGTTCTGCGGCGTGGTTTCCGACGAGGCGGCCTCGGCGGCGTCGGGGAGCACCATCACCCCGGCCGAGCTGAAGGCCAAGTTCGACAGCGGCGAGAACTTCGCGCTGATCGACGTCCGGGAGCCGCACGAGTACGAGATCGTCAACATCAAGGGCGCGACGCTGATCCCGAAGGACCGGATCCTCTCGGGCGAGGCGCTGGCCGAACTGCCGCAGGACAAGCCGATCGTCCTGCACTGCAAGTCGGGCGGGCGGTCCGCGGAGGCCCTCGCCGCGCTGCACGCGGCCGGCTTCAAGGACGCGACGCACCTCGGCGGCGGCGTGCTCGCCTGGGCGAAGCAGATCGACCCGAGCCTGCCGACCTACTGA
- a CDS encoding alpha/beta hydrolase, with amino-acid sequence MNTPVRARPPLTHVPLSNRALPSLDPVPPPWPAAFEEVGTARLHVRRTPGPDGVPAVYVHGLGGSSTNWTDLAALLAPVAGGTAPDLPGFGYSEPEKGFDFTLQAHADVVMRHIEAGFSGARVAEPPARGEAPDVTAVGAPVHLFGNSMGGAIALLVAAQKPELVKTLTLISPAVPDLRLDPRRLSDPRMALAYLPLVGARVRAQLAALGPRERAAQVIKLCFADPSRFPESRLDELTEEHGARAGFAWAAPAMARSTFAIFRAWSTLGKASLWSVAPLVKAPTLVVWGREDRVISVKRAVRTARAIPRARLLVLPRTGHVAQMERPVVVAKAVLGMWEHVEAGTW; translated from the coding sequence GTGAACACCCCCGTGCGAGCCCGGCCGCCGCTGACCCACGTGCCGCTGTCGAACCGGGCCCTGCCGTCGCTCGACCCGGTCCCGCCGCCGTGGCCGGCGGCTTTCGAAGAGGTCGGCACCGCCCGGCTGCACGTCCGCCGCACGCCCGGCCCGGACGGCGTGCCCGCCGTCTACGTCCACGGCCTCGGCGGCTCGTCGACGAACTGGACCGACCTGGCCGCGCTGCTCGCGCCGGTCGCCGGCGGCACGGCCCCCGACCTGCCCGGGTTCGGCTACTCCGAGCCCGAAAAGGGCTTCGACTTCACGCTCCAGGCGCACGCCGACGTCGTCATGAGGCACATCGAAGCCGGCTTTTCGGGGGCCCGGGTGGCGGAGCCCCCGGCCCGGGGCGAAGCCCCGGATGTCACCGCGGTGGGGGCGCCGGTGCACCTGTTCGGCAACTCCATGGGCGGCGCGATCGCCCTGCTGGTCGCGGCTCAGAAGCCGGAGCTGGTGAAGACGCTGACGCTCATCTCGCCGGCGGTGCCGGACCTGCGCCTCGACCCGCGGCGGCTGTCCGACCCGCGGATGGCGCTGGCCTACCTGCCGCTGGTCGGCGCGCGCGTGCGGGCCCAGCTGGCCGCGCTCGGCCCGCGGGAACGCGCCGCGCAGGTCATCAAGCTGTGCTTCGCCGATCCGTCGCGGTTCCCGGAGAGCCGGCTCGACGAGCTGACCGAGGAACACGGTGCCCGCGCCGGGTTCGCCTGGGCCGCGCCCGCGATGGCGCGCAGCACGTTCGCCATCTTCCGGGCCTGGTCCACGCTCGGGAAGGCGTCGCTGTGGTCGGTGGCGCCGCTCGTCAAGGCACCGACGCTGGTCGTCTGGGGGCGGGAGGACCGCGTCATCTCCGTGAAACGCGCCGTGCGGACCGCGCGGGCGATCCCGCGGGCCCGGCTGCTGGTGCTCCCGCGCACCGGCCACGTGGCGCAGATGGAGCGCCCGGTCGTCGTCGCGAAGGCCGTCCTGGGCATGTGGGAGCACGTCGAAGCGGGCACCTGGTAG
- a CDS encoding nitrate/nitrite transporter — MTTTNRRTKENAVAHQGKHWIEHWEPENEEFWESTGKKIARRNLWFSVFAEHIGFSIWTLWSVIVLFMGKDYGFSAADKFLLVSTPTLIGGLMRLPYTFAVAKFGGRNWTIVSAVLLLIPATLAAIVLHPGTSLGTFLLVAALGGVGGGNFASSMTNINAFYPEKHKGWALGLNAGGGNLGVAAIQLVGLLVIGTAGATAPRIVLYTYIPLIVVAAVLAYFYMDNLASMKGDTKAMREVVKEPHTWVMSFLYIGTFGSFIGYSFAFGLVLQNQFGRTPLQAAAVTFLGPLLGSISRPAGGWLSDRIGGGKVTFTTFIGMAAATVVLILASTSKSLVLFTVSFVVLFVLAGIGNGSTYKMIPAIFRAKAKIAIANGAEEAAELLKARRLSGALIGLAGAIGAEGGLLINLAFRQSFADAKSGVPAFVGFLIFYGLCFAVTWAVYLRKPAEQPTSERGLALAGAEV, encoded by the coding sequence ATGACCACCACGAACCGCCGCACGAAGGAGAACGCCGTGGCCCACCAAGGAAAGCACTGGATCGAACACTGGGAACCCGAGAACGAGGAGTTCTGGGAGTCCACCGGCAAGAAGATCGCCCGCCGCAACCTGTGGTTCTCGGTCTTCGCCGAGCACATCGGCTTCTCGATCTGGACCCTGTGGTCGGTCATCGTCCTGTTCATGGGCAAGGACTACGGCTTCTCCGCCGCGGACAAGTTCCTCCTCGTCTCGACGCCGACGCTGATCGGCGGCCTGATGCGGCTGCCCTACACCTTCGCCGTGGCGAAGTTCGGCGGCCGCAACTGGACGATCGTGTCGGCCGTCCTCCTGCTGATCCCGGCCACGCTGGCCGCGATCGTGCTGCACCCCGGCACGTCGCTCGGCACCTTCCTGCTGGTCGCGGCCCTCGGCGGCGTCGGCGGCGGCAACTTCGCGTCGTCGATGACGAACATCAACGCCTTCTACCCCGAGAAGCACAAGGGCTGGGCGCTGGGCCTCAACGCCGGCGGCGGCAACCTCGGCGTCGCGGCGATCCAGCTGGTCGGGCTGCTGGTGATCGGCACGGCGGGCGCGACCGCTCCGCGGATCGTGCTCTACACCTACATCCCGCTGATCGTGGTCGCCGCCGTGCTCGCGTACTTCTACATGGACAACCTCGCCAGCATGAAGGGCGACACCAAGGCGATGCGCGAGGTCGTCAAGGAGCCGCACACCTGGGTGATGTCGTTCCTCTACATCGGCACGTTCGGCTCGTTCATCGGCTACAGCTTCGCCTTCGGCCTGGTGCTGCAGAACCAGTTCGGCCGCACCCCGCTGCAGGCGGCCGCGGTGACGTTCCTCGGCCCGCTGCTCGGCTCGATCTCGAGGCCGGCGGGCGGCTGGCTGTCCGACCGCATCGGCGGCGGCAAGGTCACCTTCACCACCTTCATCGGCATGGCGGCGGCCACGGTCGTGCTGATCCTGGCCTCGACCTCGAAGTCGCTGGTGCTGTTCACGGTCTCGTTCGTGGTGCTGTTCGTGCTGGCCGGCATCGGCAACGGCTCGACGTACAAGATGATCCCGGCGATCTTCCGCGCCAAGGCGAAGATCGCGATCGCCAACGGCGCCGAGGAGGCGGCCGAGCTGCTCAAGGCCCGGCGGCTGTCCGGCGCGCTGATCGGCTTGGCCGGCGCGATCGGTGCCGAAGGTGGCTTGCTGATCAACCTCGCCTTCCGGCAGTCGTTCGCCGACGCCAAGAGCGGCGTGCCCGCCTTCGTCGGATTCCTCATCTTCTACGGGCTCTGCTTCGCCGTCACCTGGGCGGTCTACCTGCGGAAGCCCGCCGAACAGCCCACGAGTGAGCGCGGTCTGGCGCTCGCGGGAGCGGAGGTCTGA
- a CDS encoding FAD-dependent oxidoreductase, translating to MSPREVVIVGYGMAGARLADEIRRRDPIAERVRLTVLGAEKHAAYNRVLLSAVVAGGMSAESVRLHDDEWATRHNIDLRLGVDVARIDREKRCVELADGTTVDYDALVLATGANPWIPPVEGLEAGPGVVAFRSLDDCAKILDAARFGAPVAVLGGGLLGLEAARGLAGRGNQVTVVHPLGHVMERQLDPAAGHVLARQLTDMGVTFKFGATAARYLPGDGLKLDDGTLVPADLVVVAAGVRAETSLAAEAGLDVDMGILVDDTLRTSDGRIHALGDCARHPGAPAGLIQPAWEQASVLADVLTGTNAAARYRGTTAVTRLKARGIDLAALGETQLQASDADVEVLTFNDPTGGRYGKLVVRENRVTGAILLGLPDAAATITQFHDRGTLLPDDRLAVLLGRALPTGATPAASPADLPAAAVICRCNNVTKGRLIEAWKAGATDTPALARATRATTGCGGCSDTVGGIANWLAAQ from the coding sequence GTGAGCCCTCGTGAAGTTGTCATCGTCGGCTACGGCATGGCCGGCGCGCGCCTGGCCGACGAGATCCGCCGCCGCGACCCGATCGCCGAACGCGTGCGGCTGACCGTGCTCGGCGCCGAGAAGCACGCCGCTTACAACCGCGTGCTGCTGTCCGCCGTCGTCGCCGGGGGCATGAGCGCCGAAAGCGTTCGCCTGCACGACGACGAGTGGGCCACGCGCCACAACATCGACCTGCGGCTCGGCGTCGACGTCGCCCGCATCGACCGCGAGAAGCGCTGTGTCGAGCTGGCGGACGGAACGACCGTCGACTACGACGCCCTGGTGCTCGCCACCGGCGCCAACCCGTGGATCCCGCCGGTCGAAGGCCTCGAAGCCGGCCCCGGCGTGGTCGCCTTCCGCAGCCTCGACGACTGCGCCAAGATCCTCGACGCCGCCCGCTTCGGCGCGCCGGTCGCCGTGCTCGGCGGTGGCCTGCTCGGTCTCGAAGCCGCCCGCGGCCTGGCCGGGCGCGGCAACCAGGTGACCGTCGTGCACCCGCTGGGGCACGTCATGGAGCGCCAGCTCGACCCCGCCGCCGGGCACGTGCTGGCCCGGCAGCTCACCGACATGGGCGTGACGTTCAAGTTCGGCGCCACCGCCGCCCGCTACCTGCCCGGCGACGGGCTCAAGCTCGACGACGGCACCCTCGTCCCGGCCGACCTGGTCGTGGTCGCCGCCGGCGTCCGCGCCGAGACCAGCCTGGCCGCCGAAGCCGGGCTCGACGTCGACATGGGCATTCTCGTCGACGACACCCTGCGCACCAGCGACGGCCGCATCCACGCCCTCGGCGACTGCGCCCGCCACCCCGGCGCCCCGGCCGGGCTGATCCAGCCCGCGTGGGAGCAGGCGTCGGTGCTGGCCGACGTCCTGACCGGCACCAACGCGGCCGCCCGCTACCGCGGCACGACCGCCGTGACCCGGCTCAAGGCCCGCGGCATCGACCTGGCCGCGCTGGGCGAGACGCAGCTCCAAGCGTCCGACGCCGACGTCGAGGTGCTGACGTTCAACGACCCGACGGGCGGCCGGTACGGCAAGCTCGTCGTCCGCGAAAACCGCGTCACCGGGGCGATCCTGCTCGGCCTGCCCGACGCTGCCGCGACCATCACCCAGTTCCACGACCGCGGGACGCTGCTGCCGGACGACCGGCTCGCCGTCCTGCTCGGCCGCGCGCTGCCCACCGGCGCCACCCCGGCGGCCAGCCCGGCCGACCTCCCGGCCGCGGCGGTGATCTGCCGCTGCAACAACGTCACCAAGGGCCGGCTGATCGAGGCCTGGAAGGCCGGGGCCACCGACACTCCCGCACTGGCGCGGGCCACGCGAGCCACGACGGGATGCGGCGGGTGCTCCGACACCGTCGGCGGCATCGCCAACTGGCTCGCCGCGCAATGA
- a CDS encoding TIGR02569 family protein, protein MRSTLERPPAHVCAAFGGPADGGERLPDSTAWRCGDLVLKPVTDKARTLWTAHALDYVREPGLRVGKPVRSTDGRWIVGGWTASRFVPGTPEHRGDASVLAAVKLHRATAGLPRPEFLDARTDVDAVADRVAWEELEVPLEETKGGRWFEVLAPARRSIRLPSQVAHGELLAGLLFDGDSSPGLVDFVPYYRPGEYGAAIVAVDALAWGGAGRDLLERWAHLPEWPQLLLRAVLFRLASNALNPRSTQASLDGLRAAAREVSGIL, encoded by the coding sequence GTGCGGTCAACCCTCGAACGTCCTCCGGCGCACGTCTGCGCGGCCTTCGGCGGCCCCGCCGACGGCGGCGAACGCCTGCCGGACTCGACGGCGTGGCGCTGCGGCGACCTCGTGCTCAAGCCGGTCACCGACAAGGCCAGGACGCTGTGGACCGCCCACGCCCTCGACTACGTCCGCGAGCCGGGGCTGCGGGTCGGGAAGCCGGTCCGGTCCACCGACGGCCGCTGGATCGTCGGCGGCTGGACGGCGTCGCGGTTCGTCCCCGGCACGCCGGAACACCGCGGTGACGCGTCGGTGCTCGCGGCGGTGAAGCTGCACCGGGCCACGGCCGGCCTGCCGCGGCCGGAGTTCCTCGACGCGCGCACCGACGTCGACGCGGTCGCCGACCGCGTCGCCTGGGAGGAGCTCGAGGTTCCCCTGGAAGAGACGAAGGGCGGCCGCTGGTTCGAGGTCCTGGCGCCCGCCCGCCGCTCGATCCGCCTGCCGTCGCAGGTCGCCCACGGCGAGCTGCTGGCGGGCCTGTTGTTCGACGGCGATTCCAGCCCCGGCCTGGTCGACTTCGTGCCGTACTACCGCCCGGGCGAGTACGGCGCGGCGATCGTCGCGGTGGACGCGCTGGCGTGGGGTGGGGCGGGGCGTGATCTGCTCGAGCGCTGGGCGCACCTGCCGGAGTGGCCGCAGCTGCTGCTGCGCGCGGTGCTGTTCCGGCTGGCGTCGAACGCGCTGAACCCGAGATCGACGCAGGCCTCGCTGGACGGCCTGCGTGCCGCAGCGCGGGAGGTGTCGGGAATCCTGTGA
- a CDS encoding DUF3152 domain-containing protein encodes MLTVLVVVNTANSPAQPIAEQGVGAAGPGTDSAGGDTSGGGAIDGNGEQAIPENPATPVDLKVPTADLPNGIPFTQAGAGKWHVVPGSGPKIGNGKLYTYTIEVEDGIDPASYAGDDAFAATVEGTLSNPTQGWTWDGKIAFQRVDGNFPNPSFKVSLTTPETTHRPDACGFQIKFEASCYRKSLGRVLINLARWVRGAKAYGPDMTGYRQYAINHEVGHALGNQHVGCGGTDQPAPVMMQQSFGVNDDYVAMLNDIPGGDKGKVAKDGRICKTNSWPNPTPQ; translated from the coding sequence GTGCTGACCGTGCTCGTCGTGGTCAACACCGCCAACAGCCCGGCCCAGCCGATCGCCGAGCAGGGCGTGGGTGCCGCCGGGCCCGGCACCGACTCGGCGGGCGGCGACACCTCCGGCGGCGGCGCCATCGACGGCAACGGCGAGCAGGCCATCCCGGAGAACCCGGCCACCCCGGTCGACCTCAAGGTGCCGACCGCGGACCTGCCGAACGGCATCCCGTTCACCCAGGCCGGAGCCGGCAAGTGGCACGTCGTGCCGGGCAGCGGCCCGAAGATCGGCAACGGGAAGCTGTACACCTACACCATCGAGGTCGAAGACGGCATCGACCCGGCGAGCTACGCCGGGGACGACGCGTTCGCCGCGACCGTCGAGGGCACCCTGTCGAATCCGACGCAGGGCTGGACCTGGGACGGCAAGATCGCGTTCCAGCGGGTGGACGGCAATTTCCCGAACCCGTCCTTCAAGGTGAGCCTGACCACGCCGGAAACCACCCACCGGCCGGACGCCTGCGGGTTCCAGATCAAGTTCGAGGCCTCCTGCTACCGCAAGAGCCTCGGCCGCGTGCTGATCAACCTGGCTCGCTGGGTGCGGGGGGCCAAGGCCTACGGCCCCGACATGACCGGGTACCGGCAGTACGCCATCAACCACGAGGTCGGGCACGCCCTGGGCAACCAGCACGTCGGCTGCGGGGGCACCGACCAGCCGGCGCCGGTGATGATGCAGCAGTCCTTCGGCGTCAACGACGACTACGTCGCGATGCTCAACGACATCCCCGGTGGCGACAAGGGCAAGGTGGCCAAGGACGGCCGCATCTGCAAGACCAACTCCTGGCCCAACCCCACCCCGCAATAA